CCTGCTATCTTGCCGGCGCTCGGTATGTATGCAACATGGGCCTTGCCTATGAAAGGCAGGAGGTGGTGTTCGCATACAGAATAAAAAGGAATATCTTTTAAAAGTACCATCTCATCGTGGCTTTCGCCTTCGATGTGTTTGAGTATCTCCTCTGTCGGAGTCTCAAGCCCTGAGAATATTTCTTCATACATCTTGGCGACGCGTGAGGGAGTGTCTTTGAGCCCTGCTCTTTCAGGGTCCTCACCGATGCCTTCAAGTATAAGCCTTACACCTTTTTCTATTTTTTTGATGTCCAAACCAGCGCCCTCTTATCTTCCCCTCAGACAAT
This genomic stretch from Nitrospirota bacterium harbors:
- the folE gene encoding GTP cyclohydrolase I FolE, with protein sequence MDIKKIEKGVRLILEGIGEDPERAGLKDTPSRVAKMYEEIFSGLETPTEEILKHIEGESHDEMVLLKDIPFYSVCEHHLLPFIGKAHVAYIPSAGKIAGIGELAKAVEVLAKKPQVQERLTAQLADMLMEKLKPKGAMVIIDAEHLCLSMRGLKKPGARTVTSAVRGIFRTKESTRGELLELIKKRD